In Gopherus evgoodei ecotype Sinaloan lineage chromosome 21, rGopEvg1_v1.p, whole genome shotgun sequence, a single window of DNA contains:
- the LOC115638325 gene encoding basement membrane proteoglycan-like isoform X2 has product MSSTRAQASLLPRLVFPAAKHPAPAFSVHPQKAEYLLGDTVGLTCSAPPARDQVSIFQYYSSMGWAVSARVSSGREHTYNLNITEPRSAGLYSCNYYTGQPGRFVPSYESNRINIRVKDPPPEPTLSVDPPSGVVSEGHPLLITCTAPGNARQLRFHFYQDGAEIVPGDVGSEIRTAEPRTSSVTVSVLSIPQVDTNNTGEYTCRYEEKESGRWILSTRSQALTVTLKDPPPRPALTVDPPSGGVNEGFPLLITCTAPGDAGKWRFHFYKDGAKIIPKESNISSRNVSVFSIPQAGPGSAGEFTCGYEENVNGRWVPSPRSLPVNITVKDPLPLPVLSMDPPSGVVSKGVPLVINCTTPGDAREWRFHFYKDGAELIPGDMGSEISTTEPSTDTVMLTFPRAGPESTGEFTCSYEENVNGRWISSPRSRAVNVTMKDPLPLPVLSMDPPSGVVSKGVPLVINCTTPGDAREWRFHFYKDGAELIPGDMGSEISTTEPSTDSVMLTFPRAGPESTGEFTCSYEENVSGRWISSPRSRAVNVTMKAIESLPIPLVAGCAGAAVGLLLLLLLICLCRRMKKGSKWEWRRRAQNDGSISSYSPMPLAMINPDTL; this is encoded by the exons ATGTCATCTACTAGAGCACAGG CCTCTCTCCTTCCCCGGCTGGTGTTCCCTGCAG CTAAACACCCAGCTCCAGCCTTCTCCGTGCATCCCCAGAAGGCTGAATACCTGCTCGGAGACACCGTGGGCCTCACATGCTCTGCTCCCCCTGCGAGGGATCAGGTGTCGATATTCCAATACTACAGCAGCATGGGATGGGCTGTTTCAGCCAGGGTGTCCTCCGGGCGGGAACACACCTACAATCTCAACATCACGGAGCCACGGAGTGCGGGTTTGTACAGCTGTAACTATTACACAGGCCAGCCTGGTCGTTTCGTCCCGTCCTATGAGAGCAACCGTATCAACATCAGAGTCAAAG ACCCCCCTCCAGAGCCAACGCTGAGTGTGGATCCCCCATCTGGCGTGGTGAGCGAAGGGCACCCCCTACTCATCACCTGCACAGCCCCTGGGAACGCCAGACAGCTGAGGTTTCACTTCTACCAGGATGGAGCCGAGATCGTCCCTGGGGACGTTGGGTCTGAGATCCGCACCGCGGAGCCAAGGACCAGCTCTGTGACAGTCTCTGTGCTCAGCATCCCGCAGGTTGACACCAACAACACTGGGGAATACACCTGCCGGTATGAGGAGAAAGAGAGCGGGAGATGGATCCTGTCCACCAGGAGCCAGGCTTTGACTGTTACCTTGAAAG ATCCTCCTCCTCGACCAGCGCTGACTGTGGATCCCCCTTCAGGAGGGGTGAACGAAGGGTTCCCCCTGCTCATCACCTGCACAGCCCCTGGGGATGCCGGCAAATGGAGGTTTCACTTCTACAAAGATGGAGCAAAGATTATCCCCAAGGAGTCCAACATCAGCTCTAGGAATGTCTCTGTGTTCAGCATCCCACAGGCTGGTCCCGGCAGTGCCGGGGAATTCACCTGCGGGTACGAGGAGAACGTGAATGGGAGGTGGGTCCCATCCCCCAGGAGCTTGCCTGTGAACATCACCGTGAAAG ATCCCCTTCCCTTGCCTGTGCTGAGCATGGATCCCCCGTCTGGAGTGGTGAGCAAAGGGGTCCCCTTAGTCATCAACTGCACGACCCCCGGAGATGCCAGAGAGTGGAGGTTTCACTTCTACAAGGATGGGGCCGAGCTTATCCCTGGGGACATGGGGTCTGAGATCAGCACCACGGAGCCCAGCACTGACACTGTGATGCTCACTTTCCCACGGGCTGGTCCTGAGAGCACCGGGGAATTCACCTGCAGTTACGAGGAAAACGTGAACGGGAGGTGGATCTCGTCCCCCAGGAGTCGGGCTGTGAACGTCACCATGAAGG ATCCCCTTCCCTTGCCTGTGCTGAGCATGGATCCCCCGTCTGGAGTGGTGAGCAAAGGGGTCCCCTTAGTCATCAACTGCACGACCCCCGGAGATGCCAGAGAGTGGAGGTTTCACTTCTACAAGGATGGGGCCGAGCTTATCCCTGGGGACATGGGGTCTGAGATCAGCACCACGGAGCCCAGCACTGACTCTGTGATGCTCACTTTCCCACGGGCTGGTCCTGAGAGCACCGGGGAATTCACCTGCAGTTACGAGGAAAACGTGAGCGGGAGGTGGATCTCGTCCCCCAGGAGTCGGGCTGTGAACGTCACCATGAAGG CTATCGAGTCTCTGCCCATCCCCCTGGTGGCTGGGTGCGCTGGTGCTGCCGTGggtctgcttctgctgctgcttctcatctGTCTCTGCAGAAGGATGAAgaaag GTTCCAAGTGGGAGTGGAGAAGGAGAGCCCAGAACGATGGTTCCATCAGCAGTTACTCACCTATGCCTCTGGCAATGATCAACCCAGACACTCTTTAA
- the LOC115638325 gene encoding basement membrane proteoglycan-like isoform X1, with the protein MRLSISWDGQSRRVSYPSGGRPGWCLSSEPSSQPHRDQFSMVLTLLLPVLASLLPRLVFPAAKHPAPAFSVHPQKAEYLLGDTVGLTCSAPPARDQVSIFQYYSSMGWAVSARVSSGREHTYNLNITEPRSAGLYSCNYYTGQPGRFVPSYESNRINIRVKDPPPEPTLSVDPPSGVVSEGHPLLITCTAPGNARQLRFHFYQDGAEIVPGDVGSEIRTAEPRTSSVTVSVLSIPQVDTNNTGEYTCRYEEKESGRWILSTRSQALTVTLKDPPPRPALTVDPPSGGVNEGFPLLITCTAPGDAGKWRFHFYKDGAKIIPKESNISSRNVSVFSIPQAGPGSAGEFTCGYEENVNGRWVPSPRSLPVNITVKDPLPLPVLSMDPPSGVVSKGVPLVINCTTPGDAREWRFHFYKDGAELIPGDMGSEISTTEPSTDTVMLTFPRAGPESTGEFTCSYEENVNGRWISSPRSRAVNVTMKDPLPLPVLSMDPPSGVVSKGVPLVINCTTPGDAREWRFHFYKDGAELIPGDMGSEISTTEPSTDSVMLTFPRAGPESTGEFTCSYEENVSGRWISSPRSRAVNVTMKAIESLPIPLVAGCAGAAVGLLLLLLLICLCRRMKKGSKWEWRRRAQNDGSISSYSPMPLAMINPDTL; encoded by the exons ATGAGATTGTCCATCTCATGGGACGGACAAAGCAGAAGGGTCAGTTACCCTTCTGGAGGGAGACCCGGCTGGTGCCTGAGCTCAgaacccagctcccagccccacagggacCAGTTCAGCATGGTGCTAACTCTCCTTCTGCCTGTGCTGG CCTCTCTCCTTCCCCGGCTGGTGTTCCCTGCAG CTAAACACCCAGCTCCAGCCTTCTCCGTGCATCCCCAGAAGGCTGAATACCTGCTCGGAGACACCGTGGGCCTCACATGCTCTGCTCCCCCTGCGAGGGATCAGGTGTCGATATTCCAATACTACAGCAGCATGGGATGGGCTGTTTCAGCCAGGGTGTCCTCCGGGCGGGAACACACCTACAATCTCAACATCACGGAGCCACGGAGTGCGGGTTTGTACAGCTGTAACTATTACACAGGCCAGCCTGGTCGTTTCGTCCCGTCCTATGAGAGCAACCGTATCAACATCAGAGTCAAAG ACCCCCCTCCAGAGCCAACGCTGAGTGTGGATCCCCCATCTGGCGTGGTGAGCGAAGGGCACCCCCTACTCATCACCTGCACAGCCCCTGGGAACGCCAGACAGCTGAGGTTTCACTTCTACCAGGATGGAGCCGAGATCGTCCCTGGGGACGTTGGGTCTGAGATCCGCACCGCGGAGCCAAGGACCAGCTCTGTGACAGTCTCTGTGCTCAGCATCCCGCAGGTTGACACCAACAACACTGGGGAATACACCTGCCGGTATGAGGAGAAAGAGAGCGGGAGATGGATCCTGTCCACCAGGAGCCAGGCTTTGACTGTTACCTTGAAAG ATCCTCCTCCTCGACCAGCGCTGACTGTGGATCCCCCTTCAGGAGGGGTGAACGAAGGGTTCCCCCTGCTCATCACCTGCACAGCCCCTGGGGATGCCGGCAAATGGAGGTTTCACTTCTACAAAGATGGAGCAAAGATTATCCCCAAGGAGTCCAACATCAGCTCTAGGAATGTCTCTGTGTTCAGCATCCCACAGGCTGGTCCCGGCAGTGCCGGGGAATTCACCTGCGGGTACGAGGAGAACGTGAATGGGAGGTGGGTCCCATCCCCCAGGAGCTTGCCTGTGAACATCACCGTGAAAG ATCCCCTTCCCTTGCCTGTGCTGAGCATGGATCCCCCGTCTGGAGTGGTGAGCAAAGGGGTCCCCTTAGTCATCAACTGCACGACCCCCGGAGATGCCAGAGAGTGGAGGTTTCACTTCTACAAGGATGGGGCCGAGCTTATCCCTGGGGACATGGGGTCTGAGATCAGCACCACGGAGCCCAGCACTGACACTGTGATGCTCACTTTCCCACGGGCTGGTCCTGAGAGCACCGGGGAATTCACCTGCAGTTACGAGGAAAACGTGAACGGGAGGTGGATCTCGTCCCCCAGGAGTCGGGCTGTGAACGTCACCATGAAGG ATCCCCTTCCCTTGCCTGTGCTGAGCATGGATCCCCCGTCTGGAGTGGTGAGCAAAGGGGTCCCCTTAGTCATCAACTGCACGACCCCCGGAGATGCCAGAGAGTGGAGGTTTCACTTCTACAAGGATGGGGCCGAGCTTATCCCTGGGGACATGGGGTCTGAGATCAGCACCACGGAGCCCAGCACTGACTCTGTGATGCTCACTTTCCCACGGGCTGGTCCTGAGAGCACCGGGGAATTCACCTGCAGTTACGAGGAAAACGTGAGCGGGAGGTGGATCTCGTCCCCCAGGAGTCGGGCTGTGAACGTCACCATGAAGG CTATCGAGTCTCTGCCCATCCCCCTGGTGGCTGGGTGCGCTGGTGCTGCCGTGggtctgcttctgctgctgcttctcatctGTCTCTGCAGAAGGATGAAgaaag GTTCCAAGTGGGAGTGGAGAAGGAGAGCCCAGAACGATGGTTCCATCAGCAGTTACTCACCTATGCCTCTGGCAATGATCAACCCAGACACTCTTTAA
- the LOC115638325 gene encoding Fc receptor-like protein 5 isoform X3, with the protein MRLSISWDGQSRRVSYPSGGRPGWCLSSEPSSQPHRDQFSMVLTLLLPVLASLLPRLVFPAAKHPAPAFSVHPQKAEYLLGDTVGLTCSAPPARDQVSIFQYYSSMGWAVSARVSSGREHTYNLNITEPRSAGLYSCNYYTGQPGRFVPSYESNRINIRVKDPPPEPTLSVDPPSGVVSEGHPLLITCTAPGNARQLRFHFYQDGAEIVPGDVGSEIRTAEPRTSSVTVSVLSIPQVDTNNTGEYTCRYEEKESGRWILSTRSQALTVTLKDPPPRPALTVDPPSGGVNEGFPLLITCTAPGDAGKWRFHFYKDGAKIIPKESNISSRNVSVFSIPQAGPGSAGEFTCGYEENVNGRWVPSPRSLPVNITVKDPLPLPVLSMDPPSGVVSKGVPLVINCTTPGDAREWRFHFYKDGAELIPGDMGSEISTTEPSTDTVMLTFPRAGPESTGEFTCSYEENVNGRWISSPRSRAVNVTMKAIESLPIPLVAGCAGAAVGLLLLLLLICLCRRMKKGSKWEWRRRAQNDGSISSYSPMPLAMINPDTL; encoded by the exons ATGAGATTGTCCATCTCATGGGACGGACAAAGCAGAAGGGTCAGTTACCCTTCTGGAGGGAGACCCGGCTGGTGCCTGAGCTCAgaacccagctcccagccccacagggacCAGTTCAGCATGGTGCTAACTCTCCTTCTGCCTGTGCTGG CCTCTCTCCTTCCCCGGCTGGTGTTCCCTGCAG CTAAACACCCAGCTCCAGCCTTCTCCGTGCATCCCCAGAAGGCTGAATACCTGCTCGGAGACACCGTGGGCCTCACATGCTCTGCTCCCCCTGCGAGGGATCAGGTGTCGATATTCCAATACTACAGCAGCATGGGATGGGCTGTTTCAGCCAGGGTGTCCTCCGGGCGGGAACACACCTACAATCTCAACATCACGGAGCCACGGAGTGCGGGTTTGTACAGCTGTAACTATTACACAGGCCAGCCTGGTCGTTTCGTCCCGTCCTATGAGAGCAACCGTATCAACATCAGAGTCAAAG ACCCCCCTCCAGAGCCAACGCTGAGTGTGGATCCCCCATCTGGCGTGGTGAGCGAAGGGCACCCCCTACTCATCACCTGCACAGCCCCTGGGAACGCCAGACAGCTGAGGTTTCACTTCTACCAGGATGGAGCCGAGATCGTCCCTGGGGACGTTGGGTCTGAGATCCGCACCGCGGAGCCAAGGACCAGCTCTGTGACAGTCTCTGTGCTCAGCATCCCGCAGGTTGACACCAACAACACTGGGGAATACACCTGCCGGTATGAGGAGAAAGAGAGCGGGAGATGGATCCTGTCCACCAGGAGCCAGGCTTTGACTGTTACCTTGAAAG ATCCTCCTCCTCGACCAGCGCTGACTGTGGATCCCCCTTCAGGAGGGGTGAACGAAGGGTTCCCCCTGCTCATCACCTGCACAGCCCCTGGGGATGCCGGCAAATGGAGGTTTCACTTCTACAAAGATGGAGCAAAGATTATCCCCAAGGAGTCCAACATCAGCTCTAGGAATGTCTCTGTGTTCAGCATCCCACAGGCTGGTCCCGGCAGTGCCGGGGAATTCACCTGCGGGTACGAGGAGAACGTGAATGGGAGGTGGGTCCCATCCCCCAGGAGCTTGCCTGTGAACATCACCGTGAAAG ATCCCCTTCCCTTGCCTGTGCTGAGCATGGATCCCCCGTCTGGAGTGGTGAGCAAAGGGGTCCCCTTAGTCATCAACTGCACGACCCCCGGAGATGCCAGAGAGTGGAGGTTTCACTTCTACAAGGATGGGGCCGAGCTTATCCCTGGGGACATGGGGTCTGAGATCAGCACCACGGAGCCCAGCACTGACACTGTGATGCTCACTTTCCCACGGGCTGGTCCTGAGAGCACCGGGGAATTCACCTGCAGTTACGAGGAAAACGTGAACGGGAGGTGGATCTCGTCCCCCAGGAGTCGGGCTGTGAACGTCACCATGAAGG CTATCGAGTCTCTGCCCATCCCCCTGGTGGCTGGGTGCGCTGGTGCTGCCGTGggtctgcttctgctgctgcttctcatctGTCTCTGCAGAAGGATGAAgaaag GTTCCAAGTGGGAGTGGAGAAGGAGAGCCCAGAACGATGGTTCCATCAGCAGTTACTCACCTATGCCTCTGGCAATGATCAACCCAGACACTCTTTAA